The Paenibacillus polymyxa M1 DNA segment AGATAGTAAAAAAATATTACCCGGATATCCGTGTGAAAGCGAAGTCTCGCCCCATGGGTGATATTTGGTTTCGGGTGAAATATTTTGCTCTGCGTGGACTGCTTTGTAGACTGATTCAGGATTACTCAGGCGCAAGGCGATTGTTGTACTGAAGTCTTTTGCCTGTAATTGATCGCATACTTCCATAACAAACTGGCCCGTTTTCATACGAATGCCCCTTTCATTTTTTCCTTCATTATATTGTTGCTCAAAGCTGGCGAGTTGTCCTTAAAAATTCTAAAAAGTAACGAGGAATTATCTTAATTGCATTCACTAAATTTAAGATGGATGTAAGAGATTTATAAAGTCTAGTTAAGATTGTATAACTTATAATAAAATTGTAAAAAATAAAAGGAGGTAGCAAAATGAAAAATCAATTTGATCTGGACTTGCAAGTAGCCAAAAATGAGGTTGCTCCTAAAGAGGTTCAACCAGCTAGCGGTCTTATCTGTACTCCTTCCTGTGCAACAGGTACTTTGAATTGCCAAGTTAGCCTTTCCTTCTGCAAAACGTGTTAATAACGAGAAAACATGGTACAAAAGGCACGGTTTTATAACCGTGTCTTTTCCCGGTTATAAAAATAGGGGGAGGAATTATGGTTGGAGATTTGCAGGCAAGGTCAGTTGAGATCAGCAAAAATATTACACAAAAACTGATAGACCTATCATATACAGAAAAAATAGTTCACCATAGAAACAACCTTTCACCTTCGCGTGGAACGGCCCCTTGGAATCCCGGCTGGCTTGCTGATGGAGTTCCAGGTGTATTCGTGCTGTTGGCCGAGTGGGGTTATCTGGAACCTGATCAGAATTGGTCAGAACATGTGCATACACAGTTGTTGTATTTACATCGCAATTCTTTAATACTACTGCCCGATATATCTCTGTACTATGGTTCTACAGGTGTAGCATATGGAGTATTGCTTGCCTCAAATAACAGAGCTAATTATCAACAACTGTTAAATCAAATAAATGATTATATTCGTACTCAATGGGTAAAGTCACCCGTCATAAATACAATTACAGAGTTTAGCAAGCAGATGGACGTTATCCACGGCTTGCTCGGAATGGGCAGATACACATTAGAGATTCCTGAAGACGAAAAGATGTGTAATCTGTCCCATCAACTATTAGACACTATAACGCACTTTATACCTGAATATATACATTCGGCATCAAGGAGAAGTTCGACTTCGATTCATCTAGGTATGGCGCATGGCATCACCGGAATCCTTGCACTGCTTGTCACTGCCCTACAAAAAAAGATTGGAGTTAAAGGATTACATGAGGCTATAGAACATATAGCCGATTTTTTGCTTATTCAAATTCAGGAGGATCAATATGGTTTGTATTGGCCTGTTAACTCTCAAGCGACTTCAATGAACAAGACAGATAACAAAGAAGGAATGAGAGAAATTGAAGGCTGGTGCCATGGAACCTGTGGAATAGCATGGACTTTACTCAGAGCAGGAATGGAGTGTAGCAATGAAGAATGGAAAAAGATAGCCGAACAAGCTATGAAATCCGTATTTTGCTTGGATGATGAGCTTTTAAACGCGCTATCCCCCACTTTCTGTCACGGATTGGCGGGTTTGCTTCATATGGCTCATAGATTCTATTACTTCACTGGTAATAAAGCTGCATTAGGCT contains these protein-coding regions:
- a CDS encoding FDLD family class I lanthipeptide, translated to MKNQFDLDLQVAKNEVAPKEVQPASGLICTPSCATGTLNCQVSLSFCKTC
- a CDS encoding lanthionine synthetase C family protein, with the translated sequence MVGDLQARSVEISKNITQKLIDLSYTEKIVHHRNNLSPSRGTAPWNPGWLADGVPGVFVLLAEWGYLEPDQNWSEHVHTQLLYLHRNSLILLPDISLYYGSTGVAYGVLLASNNRANYQQLLNQINDYIRTQWVKSPVINTITEFSKQMDVIHGLLGMGRYTLEIPEDEKMCNLSHQLLDTITHFIPEYIHSASRRSSTSIHLGMAHGITGILALLVTALQKKIGVKGLHEAIEHIADFLLIQIQEDQYGLYWPVNSQATSMNKTDNKEGMREIEGWCHGTCGIAWTLLRAGMECSNEEWKKIAEQAMKSVFCLDDELLNALSPTFCHGLAGLLHMAHRFYYFTGNKAALGFANQIALKLMNLYDEELPFGYQDLEGSIHVHNIGVLQGAAGIALSLLDYGIGKEEPKYSGRWSELFLIS